From the genome of Mycobacterium kansasii ATCC 12478:
CGGCGTGGTGCCACAAACCATAACGCTGCAGAACAACGTCCCCTTTAACGGGATTCTGCACCCCCTCGAGCGCATCACGGCTATTGCGCCGAACCCACTCACCGGAGGCATGCTCAACGTCACAACCAACGGCACGGAGATCGGCGGCATCGTTCCCGCGCTGCTGAACTATTGGCCCCAACAGCTCGCGAATGCGATCGGGGCGTAGTTGCTGACCGGTGTGTCGCGCGAAGAGAAATAGCCTATTTCACCAGCTAGTCCCGCAAGCCCGCGCTGAAGGGTCACACGCTGGTGCCGGCCGGTCAGCCGTTTCAGCACCATCCGCTCGCTGCCGCGCGTGGCGGCGGTAGTGATGGCGCTGTCGGGTCCGGCCCGCCGGTCGCGGGATTTCGCTTGATCGTGTCGCGGATGGGTCGGCCCCACGTCGAAACGTCCGACGTTGTCGTGGTGAGCGGACAGCGCCGTGGGTGTCGACCTCGAGGTGGCCGCCGCCTGAAGTCGCTGCGTTGCCGACGGCGAGACGATCGAAGGGATCGTCGGAATACGAAGTGGGTAACCACTTCACCGCACCATCGACCGACAAAACCCCACGTCAAAGCGGAAATTGCCTACCGGAATCGCCCTAACTTCGGGTTAGGGGCCAGTGATCGTTGTAACGACGATGAGTAATCGCTCGAGCACCAAGTTGCGGCGCTCGGAGACTGGCCGTATCGGCGCGAATTAGGGTGGCGGCCCTGCGGCGGCAAGCGAGCACCGAAGCCCGTTGTGCCCATATTCGGTTCATGTCGGTGGGAGTGTCCGCTCACCAATTATGAATTCACAATCACCAAATCTCTCGGCGGGGATATGTGTGGCTTCCCACGGGTTTGTGCGACTTTTCGGCCACTGACGCGCCGGCTAGCGATCCATGTCGTAAGACGGCGTAGGTGATTTGCCGTGACCAATTCGTGGCGACTGAGGGCAGTTAGGCAGATTTGGCAAACGACACTAACCGCTTGGCATGTCACCGGCGACGTGATTTCCCGGTCCTCGCGGCCGCATAACACCGGGTAGGGCCAGTGCCCTTTCAATCTGAACATTCGGTGCCGGTCCTCACTGCAGCTAACGAGATGGATTATCACCGCCTAGATCGCTCGGTCGCTCGGTCGCTGGAAGCTGCGCCTGCCGAACGCCTTTCGGCGGTCGGGATTGCGACGATGATGAGCGATCAGACAACGACGGGCTTTTGAATGCATGGTGAGCGCTGTCATGCCGCTCAAATGCGTTGTTGTACAACAGGACAATACCGTGATGGGCAAGGCTGCTGGTGGGTGTGCATCGAGGGCGCAGGCGATTGCTTTCGCCGCCTGGGCGGCAAGGCGCCTGACGGGCCAATCGGAATCTGCTATGGCGCAACACGTTTGCTGTTCGAAATAGCGTCGCATACTACAGTCCCGCGCGGGGCCAGCCGGGTCGCTGCCATGAGTGGAGTTGAACTCCTTCGGTCAAATGTCACCTCGCCGCTATCACCTAGATAAGTTCCACCCAATCAACTGAAAATGATCATTTTCCGTTGTTGTTGTGTCCCAGGGGATTACGTTTCTTTTTGCCGATGAGGTCGGGTCTCATCGGGTCAAACCGTTCATGTTGTGGGGGCGATGAGCATGTCATTTGTGAACGCTGTGCCTGCGGTTGTCCAGGCGGCAGCCCAGGATCTCGCAGGTATTCGCCTGGCGCTGGAAGAGGCCGCCGCAGCAGCGGCGGCTCCCACTACTGCGTTGGCGGCGGCGGGCGAGGACGAGGTATCAGCTGCAGTCGCAGCACTATTCGGCACCTTCGGTCAGGAGTACCAAGCCGTCAGCGCCCAGGCGTCGGCGTTTCATGCGGACTTCGTCAAGCTGTTGAGCGGCGCTGCGTCTTCATACGTCGAAGCCGAGGTGGCGAATGCTGTTTCAGTCCTCACCGGCCGAAATGCCGCTGCTGCAGTGGGCGGCGGGTTCAACGGCAGTCTGACCGCCGCCTTCAATGGTGAACTGGCTCTCCAGGCTGCCAACTCGCTCGCGAACGCGTTTGGTGCCGGAGCTTCCGGTCTCGCCCTGCAGACCGGAGGAGCCATCGTGTCCGGTATCGGCACGGGGTTGGTTCAGACGGGCGAAGTCATCGTGGCGGCCGGCCACTCCCTGCAGAATTTCGGCGTTCTTATGTCGGGCGTCGGCGCTGGGTTGAGCACCCAGGCGAGTGCCGCCCTGACACAGGCGTTGACGTTGGGCGGTTCATTGAGCGGTCAACTCGGCGCGTCCCTGTCAGGCAGCCTCGACCTTGGCCTACCGGAGTTGATCGCGGCATTCAACGGTGGCTTGACCGGACTGATCCACACGGGTCAAACCCTGACTGGGAACGTGCTCATAGGCTTCAGCAGCGGGCTTAGTGAGCTCATCCAAACGGGCGGAACCCTATTGGCTAACCTCGGTGGCAGCTTGCCCGAGATTGCCGCCCATCTCAATGTTGCCTTTTCGGCGACTTTAGGTGGGGCCTTGCCGACGTTGGTTGCAGCGGTCAACGGTGGTGTGACTGGGTTGCTTCAGACGGGGCAGTCGTTGGCGACCAGCTTGGCAGGCGGCGTCGGCGGTGGCCTGAGCGGGCTGATTCAAACGGGTGAGAGTCTCGTCGCGACCTTGACCGGCGGGTTGAGTGTGCCGGTGTTGGCTGCGCAGTTGTCGGCGGTGTTGCGGGCCGGTTTGGGTGGGTCGTTGCCGCAGTTGGTGGCCGCGCTCAATGGTGGGTTGCATGGGCTGGTCGAGGTGGGGCAGCGCTTCGCGGCCGCGGTGGGCGCGGTGTTGGATGCCCCGGCGGTGGTGGCCGCGCTCAATGGTGGGCTGCACGGCCTCGTCGAGCTGGGCCAAAGTTTCGCCGCGACCCTGGCCGGTGGCTTCAATGCTCCCGCGTTGGCCGCGCAACTGAGCGCGATGTTGCAGGCCGGTTTGGGTGGGTCGTTGCCGCAGTTGGTGGCCGCGCTCAATGGTGGGTTGCACGGGCTGGTCGAGGTGGGGCAGCGCTTCGCGGCCGCGGTGGGCGCGGTGTTGGATGCCCCGGCGGTGGTGGCCGCGCTCAATGGTGGGCTGCACGGCCTCGTCGAGCTGGGCCAAAGTTTCGCCGCGACCCTGGCCGGTGGCTTCAATGCTCCCGCGTTGGCCGCGCAACTGAGCGCGATGTTGCAGGCCGGTTTGGGTGGGTCGTTGCCGCAGCTGGTGGCCGCGCTCAATGGTGGGTTGCATGGGCTGGTCGAGGTGGGGCAGCGCTTCGCGGCCGCGGTGGGCGCGGTGTTGGATGCCCCGGCGGTGGTGGCCGCGCTCAATGGTGGGCTGCACGGCCTCGTCGAGCTGGGCCAAAGTTTCGCCGCGACCCTGGCCGGTGGCTTCAATGCTCCCGCGTTGGCCGCGCAACTGAGCGCGGTGTTGCAGGCCGGTTTGGGTGGGTCGTTGCCGCAGTTGGTGGCTGCGCTCAACGGCGGCCTCAACGGGCTGATCCAGACCGGTCAGTCGTCGGCGACCAGCTTGGCCGGCAATTTGGGTGGCGGATTGAACGCCCTGATTCAGACCGGCCAGACGTTCGTGGCCAGCTTGACAGGCGGCTTCACTGCTCCGGCGTTGGCCGCACAGCTCAGTGCGATGTTGCAGGCCAGCCTGGGCGGATCGTTCCCGCAATTGGTTGCCGCGCTCACCGGGGGGCTCAACGGAGTGATTCAAACCGGACAGAATCTGGTCGGCAGCCTGGGAGCAGCGTTCGGTGGACGCTTGCCGGAGCTGGCGGCGAGGCTATCCGCGGCCCTGTCGGCGAGCTTGAGCGGGAGCCTGTCGGCGGAACTCAGTGCGGCATTGGCGACGAGCGTCAACGGCGCGTTGTCCGCATTGGGGTCGGGGCTGGTGCAGACCGGTGGGACTCTGGCGGGCGGTCTGGGTGCTGGGCTGTCGGGTCTCCTCGGCACGGGCCAAGTGCTGGCCGGCAGCTTCGGTGCAAGCGCGTCCGGACTGCTGCGGACGGGCGAAGCCCTCGCGGCCATTTGGGAAAATGCCGCGGCTCAGATCGGCGGTGCGCTGGGCGGCGCGGTCGAGGCAAGCCTTGCCGTCGGGTTTCCGGGGCTGTCCCACGTCGGTCTGACGCTTGCGACAGGTATCGCCAACGTCCCCGCCGGCCTAGCCCAGACCGGCGGGGTCATCCTGACGGCTTTGGATAATGCATCTCTTGGACTCGCTGCCAATATCGGGGCTGCGCTGGCCGACCTCCAACTCGCCATCCAAGCGGCGTTGAACGCGAGCCTCGGTGTTCAGGTCGCTGCCTAGTAGCCCGACGGCGTCGTGGTGCGCCTCCAACCGTGGCGGCAACAGCGCCCAGCCGACACATTCCGGAATGGATTTGCAAACATCTGCATAACCATGCAGAATCGGCCGAATGGCCGATGTGACAAAGGTGGCGGTTGCCGGTGCCAGCGGCTACGCAGGCGGTGAAATCCTACGTCTATTGCTGGGGCATCCAGCGCGCACCGCCGGCCGGTTGACGATCGGCGCGTTGACCGCCGCGGGCAGCGCGGGCAGCACGCTGGGTGAGCATCACCCGCATCTGGTGCCGTTGGCCGAACGAATTCTCGAACCCACGGAGCACAACGTGCTCGACAACCACGACGTGGTGTTCCTCGCTCTGCCGCACGGATATTCGGCGGCGCTAGCCGCGCAACTCGAGCCGGAGACCCTCATCATCGACTGCGGCGCGGACTTCCGGCTTACGGACCCGGCGGCCTGGGAGCGGTTCTACGGCTCCCCGCACGCCGGGAGCTGGCCCTACGGTCTACCCGAGTTGCCAGGTGCGCGTAAACGGCTGAAAAGCGCACGCCGCATCGCGGTTCCCGGGTGTTATCCAACCGCGGCGTTGCTGGCGCTACTGCCCGCCATGGCCGACGATCTGATCGAGCCGGCTGTGACCGTCGTCGCCGTCAGTGGAACGTCAGGGGCGGGCCGCGCGGCCAAGACGGACTTACTCGGATCGGAAGTCATCGGGTCGGCTCGGGCCTACAACATTGCCGGTGCCCATCGGCACACCCCGGAAATCGCGCAGGGGCTGCGCGCGGTTACCGGCCGCGACGTCACAGTGTCGTTCACCCCCGTCCTGATTCCGACGTCGCGCGGCATCTTGGCCACCTGCACCGCGCGCACCCGCTCGCCGATCGCCCAATTGCGGGCAGCCTACGAAAAGGCCTACGACGCTGAGCCCTTCGTTCATCTGCTGCCTGAGGGCCAGTTGCCCCGCACGGGCGCGGTGATCGGCAGCAACGCCGCGCATATTGCCGTCGCCGTCGACGAGGGCGCCCAGACGCTGGTGGCGCTGGCCGCGATCGACAACCTGGTCAAGGGAACGGCCGGCGCCGCGATCCAATCCATGAACCTGGCGATGGGCTGGCCGGAAATCGACGGCCTGTCAGTCGTAGGAGTGGCACCGTGACCGAAACACCAACCGTCACAAGGTTGCTGCGTGCTCAAGGGGTCACCGCACCGGCCGGCTTCCGGGCCGCCGGCATCGCCGCTGGCATCAAATCATCCGGTGCCCCCGACCTCGCGCTGGTATTCAATGAGGGCCCCGACTATGCCGCCGCGGGCGTCTTCACCCGAAACAAGGTCAAGGCCGCGCCGGTGTTGTGGACCCAGCAGGTGTTGACCACCGGACAGTTGCGCGCGGTGATTCTCAACTCCGGCGGCGCCAACGCGTGCACCGGCCCGGGTGGCTTTCAGGACACCCATGCCACCGCCGAAGCGGTCGCCGCCGAGCTGTCGGACTGGGGAACCGAGACCGGGGCCATCGAGGTCGCCGTCTGCTCGACGGGCCTGATCGGCGACCGGCTACCGATGGACAAGGTGCTCAACGGCGTTCGTGACATTGTGCATGAAATGCACGGCGGGCTAACTGGCGGCGACGACGCCGCGCACGCCATCATGACCACCGACACCGTTCCCAAACAGGTTGCGCTGCACCATCAGAAGTGGACGGTCGGCGGGATGGCCAAGGGTGCGGGCATGCTGGCGCCGTCGCTGGCCACCATGCTGTGTGTGCTGACCACCGACGCGGTCGCCGAGCCTGCGGCACTCGATCACGCGCTGCGCCGAGCCGCCGCCCGCACCTTTGACCGGCTCGACGTCGACGGCAGCTGTTCCACCAACGACACGGTGCTGTTGCTGGCTTCGGGGGCAAGCGAATTCACGCCGTCGCAAGCTGACCTCGACGAAGCGGTGCTGCGGGTCTGCGACGATCTGTGCGCTCAACTGCAAGCCGACGCCGAAGGCGTCACCAAGCGTGTCACGGTAACGGTAAGAGGAGCAACCAGCGAGGACGACGCGTTGACCGCCGCCCGGGTAATCGCTCGTGACAGCCTGGTCAAGACGGCGCTTTTCGGATCCGACCCGAACTGGGGCCGCGTGTTGGCGGCCGTCGGGATGGCGCCGATCACCCTCGATCCCGATCGAATCAGCGTGTCGTTCAACTGCTCAGCCGTCTGTGTCGACGGAGTCGGTGTTCCGGGAGCACGCGAGGTCGACCTGTCAGGTGCCGACATCGACATCACCGTGGACCTGAATATCGGCGATGGGCAGGCCGCCATCCGGACCACCGACCTGTCGCACGCCTACGTCGAAGAGAATTCGGCCTACAGCTCATGACCCGCGCCGGCGACAATGCAGAGCGAAGCGATGAGGAGGAGCGGCGCTCATGACCCGCGCCGGCGACAATGCAGAGCGAAGCGATGAGGAGGAGCGGCGCTCATGACCCGCGCCGGCGACAATGCAGAGCGAAGCGATGAGGAGGAGCGGCGCTCATGACCCGCGCCGGCGACAATGCAGAGCGAAGCGATGAGGAGGAGCGGCGCTCATGACCATCGAGGCCCTGACCACTCAGGTCAAGGCGCAGGTGCTGGCCGAAGCTCTGCCCTGGCTGAAGCAGTTGCACGGCAAGATCATTGTGATCAAGTACGGCGGCAACGCGATGATCGACGACACGCTGCGGCAGGCATTCGCCGCCGACATGGCATTTCTGCGCAATTGCGGGATCCATCCGGTCGTGGTGCACGGCGGGGGACCGCAGATAACCGCGATGCTACGGCGGCTGGGCATCGAAGGTGACTTCAAGGGCGGATTCCGGGTCACCACACCGGAAGTGCTCGACGTGGCGCGCATGGTGCTGTTCGGCCAGGTGGGCCGCGAGCTGGTGAACCTGATCAATGCGCACGGTCCCTATGCCGTCGGGATCACCGGGGAGGATGCCCAGCTGTTCACCGCGGTGCGGCGCAGCGTCACCGTCGACGGTGTAGCCACCGACATCGGCCTGGTCGGCGACGTCGACAAGGTGAACACGGATGCGGTGGTGGATCTCATTGGCGCACGCCGGATTCCGGTGGTCTCGACGCTGGCGCCGGACGCCGACGGTGTGGTGCACAACATCAACGCCGACACCGCTGCGGCAGCATTGGCCGAGGCTCTGGGAGCCGAAAAGTTGCTGATGCTCACTGATGTCGAAGGCCTGTACACGAGCTGGCCGGACCGCAATTCCTTGGTCAGCGAAATCGACACGGCCACACTGGCGCAACTGCTGCCCACCCTGGAAGCGGGGATGATCCCGAAGATAGAGGCGTGTCTGCGGGCTGTCGACGGCGGCGTCCCCAGTGCGCACGTCATCGACGGCCGGGTCAAACACTGTGTGTTGGTAGAGCTGTTCACCAACGAGGGCACCGGCACGAAGGTGGTGGGCGTGTGACACAAACCGAGAGCATGCAACAACGGTGGCAGGCCGTGATGCTGAACAACTACGGCACTCCGCCGATAGCGCTGGCCAGCGGGGACGGCGCCATGGTGACCGACGTGGACGGCAAAACCTACGTCGACCTGCTCGGCGGCATTGCGGTCAACGTCCTGGGCCATCGCCACCCGGCGGTCATCGGTGCTGTCACGCACCAGCTTTCGACGCTGGGCCACACATCCAACCTGTATGCCACCGAACCCGGAGTCGCGCTGGCCGAGGAGCTGGTGGCACTGCTGGGCGCGGAAAACCCAGCACGAGTCTTCTTCTGCAACTCCGGAACCGAGGCCAACGAGTTGGCATTCAAGCTGTCCCGGCTGACCGGACGCACGAAACTGGTTGCGGCCCAAGAATCTTTCCACGGCAGGACGATGGGTTCGCTGGCCCTCACCGGGCAGCCCGCCAAGCAGGCGCCGTTTCAGCCGTTGCCGGGCTACGTCACCCACGTCCGCTACGGCGACGTCGACGCCTTGGCCGCCGCGGTCGACGACGGCACCGCCGCAGTCTTTCTCGAGCCGATCATGGGAGAGAGCGGTGTGGTCGTCCCGCCCGAGGGCTACCTGGCGGCCGCCCGCGACATCACGTCACGACATGGCGCCTTGCTGGTGCTCGACGAGGTGCAAACCGGGATGGGCCGCACCGGCGCTTTTTACGCCCACCAGCACGACGGCATCACCCCGGACGTGGTGACCCTGGCCAAGGGGCTCGGGGGCGGGCTGCCGATCGGGGCGTGCCTGGCCGTCGGGCCCGCCGCGGATCTGATGACCCCCGGACTGCACGGCAGCACCTTCGGCGGTAACCCGGTGTGCACCGCGGCGGCCCTGGCGGTGCTGCGAACGCTGGCGACCGAGGATCTGGTCCGCTGCGCCGATGTGCTGGGCAAAGGGCTGAGGCAGGGCATCGAATCGCTGGGACATCCGCTGATCGACCACGTCCGCGGCCGCGGACTACTGCAGGGCATCGTGTTGGCGGGCGAGTACGCCAAAGCCGTCGAGGCGGCCGGCCGCGAGGCCGGTTACCTGGTCAACGCCGCCGCGCCCGACGTCATCCGGCTGGCGCCGCCGCTGATCATCACCGAAGCTCAGCTCGACGGCTTCGTGCACGCGCTGCCGGGCATCCTCGAGACCGCCGGAGCACAGACATGACCAGACATTTCCTGCGCGACGACGACCTGTCACCCGCCGAGCAGGCCGAGGTCCTCGAGCTTGCCGCGGAACTGAAGAAGGACCCGTTCAGTCGCCGCCCGCTGCAGGGGCCGCGCGGGGTGGCGGTCATCTTCGACAAGAACTCCACCCGCACCCGCTTCTCCTTCGAAATGGGCATCGCGCAACTTGGCGGGCACGCCGTCGTCGTCGACGCCAAAAGCACCCAGCTGGGTCGCGACGAAACTCTGCAGGACACCGCAAGAGTGTTGTCCCGCTTCGTCGATGCCATCGTCTGGCGAACGTTCGGCCAAGACCGCCTTGACGCCATGGCCGGTGTCGCCACGGTGCCCGTCATCAATGGGCTTTCCGACGAGTTCCACCCCTGCCAGGTGCTCGCCGATCTGCAGACCATCGCCGAGCGCAAAGGGTCACTGCGCGGCCTGCGTCTGTCCTACTTCGGCGACGGCGCCAACAACATGGCCCACTCGTTGCTGCTCGGCGGGGTCACCGCAGGTATTCACGTCACCGTCGCGACCCCCGGGGGCTTCCTGCCCGACCGGTCGGTGCTGGCCGCTGCCGAAAAGCGCGCCCAGTCGACCGGCGCCTCGGTGACGGTGACCGCCGACGCCGGGGCGGCCGCCGCCGGCGCTGACGTCCTGGTGACCGATACCTGGACGTCGATGGGACAGGAGAACGACGGGGTGGATCGTGTCAAACCGTTCCGCCCGTTCCAGGTCAACGAGCAACTACTGGGTCTGGCCGACTCGGAAGCCGTTGTGCTGCATTGCCTTCCGGCGCATCGCGGCGATGAGATCACCGACGAGGTGATGGACGGCCCGGCCAGCGCGGTTTGGGACGAGGCCGAAAACCGGTTGCATGCCCAAAAAGCGCTGCTGGTGTGGCTGTTGGAGCGCTCGCAATGACGCCGCGCCGACGACGATGCAGTGGGGGTACCGCCCGCTTGCGGGGGACGCAGCGATGTGGGGGTACCAACCGCTTGCGGGGGAGAGGAGGGGCGCAATGACCGCCAGCGGGTCGAAGGCCACACCCGAAGTCACCCGTGCCGGTCGGCAGGCCCGCATCGTGGCGATCCTGTCGACCCAACCGGTCAGCAGCCAAAGCGAACTGGCGGGGTTGCTGGCCGCCGAAGGCATCGAAGTAACCCAGGCCACGCTGTCGCGTGACCTCGAAGAACTTGGCGCGGTCAAGCTGCGCGGCGCCGACGGCGGGGTCGGGGTCTATGTCGTGCCCGAAGACGGCAGCCCGGTGCGCGGCGTCACCGGGGGCACCGGACGGTTGTCCCGGCTGCTTGGCGAGTTGCTGGTGTCCACCGACGCCAGCGCCAACCTGGCCGTACTGCGCACTCCACCCGGTGGCGCGCACTACCTGGCCAGCGCCATCGATCGCGCGGCGCTACCCTACGTCGTCGGCACCATCGCCGGCGATGACACCGTGTTCGTGGCCGCCCGCGAGCCGATGACCGGCGCCGAGCTGGCCTCGGCTTTGGAAAACCTGAAATAAAGGAGTTGGTTCATGTCAGAACGCGTCATCCTGGCGTATTCGGGCGGTCTGGACACCTCGGTGGCCATCAGCTGGATCGGCAAGGAGACCGGCCGTGAGGTCGTGGCGGTGGCGATCGACCTCGGCCAGGGTGGCGAGGACATGGAGGTTGTGCGGCAGCGGGCGCTGGACTGCGGCGCCGTCGAGGCCGTCGTCGTCGATGCCCGCGACGAGTTCGCCGAGGGCTACTGCCTGCCCACGATCTTGAACAACGCCCTGTACATGGACCGCTACCCGCTGGTTTCGGCGATCAGCCGACCGTTGATCGTCAAGCACCTGGTTGCGGCCGCACGCGAGCACGGCGGCGGCATCGTCGCGCACGGCTGCACCGGCAAGGGCAACGACCAGGTCCGATTCGAAGTCGGATTCGCTTCGCTGGCACCGGATTTGGAGGTACTGGCGCCGGTCCGTGACTACGCCTGGACCCGGGAGAAGGCGATCGCGTTCGCCGAGGAAAACGCCATCCCGATCAATGTCACCAAACGCTCACCGTTTTCCATCGACCAGAACGTCTGGGGCCGTGCGGTGGAGACCGGCTTCCTGGAACATCTGTGGAACGCCCCCACCAAGGACATCTACGCCTACACCGAAGACCCAACGGTCAACTGGAGCACCCCCGACGAGGTGATCGTCGGATTCGAGCGAGGCGTGCCTGTGTCGATCGACGGCCGATCGGTGTCGCTGTTGCAG
Proteins encoded in this window:
- a CDS encoding PE family protein, with amino-acid sequence MNAVPAVVQAAAQDLAGIRLALEEAAAAAAAPTTALAAAGEDEVSAAVAALFGTFGQEYQAVSAQASAFHADFVKLLSGAASSYVEAEVANAVSVLTGRNAAAAVGGGFNGSLTAAFNGELALQAANSLANAFGAGASGLALQTGGAIVSGIGTGLVQTGEVIVAAGHSLQNFGVLMSGVGAGLSTQASAALTQALTLGGSLSGQLGASLSGSLDLGLPELIAAFNGGLTGLIHTGQTLTGNVLIGFSSGLSELIQTGGTLLANLGGSLPEIAAHLNVAFSATLGGALPTLVAAVNGGVTGLLQTGQSLATSLAGGVGGGLSGLIQTGESLVATLTGGLSVPVLAAQLSAVLRAGLGGSLPQLVAALNGGLHGLVEVGQRFAAAVGAVLDAPAVVAALNGGLHGLVELGQSFAATLAGGFNAPALAAQLSAMLQAGLGGSLPQLVAALNGGLHGLVEVGQRFAAAVGAVLDAPAVVAALNGGLHGLVELGQSFAATLAGGFNAPALAAQLSAMLQAGLGGSLPQLVAALNGGLHGLVEVGQRFAAAVGAVLDAPAVVAALNGGLHGLVELGQSFAATLAGGFNAPALAAQLSAVLQAGLGGSLPQLVAALNGGLNGLIQTGQSSATSLAGNLGGGLNALIQTGQTFVASLTGGFTAPALAAQLSAMLQASLGGSFPQLVAALTGGLNGVIQTGQNLVGSLGAAFGGRLPELAARLSAALSASLSGSLSAELSAALATSVNGALSALGSGLVQTGGTLAGGLGAGLSGLLGTGQVLAGSFGASASGLLRTGEALAAIWENAAAQIGGALGGAVEASLAVGFPGLSHVGLTLATGIANVPAGLAQTGGVILTALDNASLGLAANIGAALADLQLAIQAALNASLGVQVAA
- the argJ gene encoding bifunctional glutamate N-acetyltransferase/amino-acid acetyltransferase ArgJ, translating into MTETPTVTRLLRAQGVTAPAGFRAAGIAAGIKSSGAPDLALVFNEGPDYAAAGVFTRNKVKAAPVLWTQQVLTTGQLRAVILNSGGANACTGPGGFQDTHATAEAVAAELSDWGTETGAIEVAVCSTGLIGDRLPMDKVLNGVRDIVHEMHGGLTGGDDAAHAIMTTDTVPKQVALHHQKWTVGGMAKGAGMLAPSLATMLCVLTTDAVAEPAALDHALRRAAARTFDRLDVDGSCSTNDTVLLLASGASEFTPSQADLDEAVLRVCDDLCAQLQADAEGVTKRVTVTVRGATSEDDALTAARVIARDSLVKTALFGSDPNWGRVLAAVGMAPITLDPDRISVSFNCSAVCVDGVGVPGAREVDLSGADIDITVDLNIGDGQAAIRTTDLSHAYVEENSAYSS
- the argB gene encoding acetylglutamate kinase; the protein is MTIEALTTQVKAQVLAEALPWLKQLHGKIIVIKYGGNAMIDDTLRQAFAADMAFLRNCGIHPVVVHGGGPQITAMLRRLGIEGDFKGGFRVTTPEVLDVARMVLFGQVGRELVNLINAHGPYAVGITGEDAQLFTAVRRSVTVDGVATDIGLVGDVDKVNTDAVVDLIGARRIPVVSTLAPDADGVVHNINADTAAAALAEALGAEKLLMLTDVEGLYTSWPDRNSLVSEIDTATLAQLLPTLEAGMIPKIEACLRAVDGGVPSAHVIDGRVKHCVLVELFTNEGTGTKVVGV
- a CDS encoding acetylornithine transaminase, whose product is MQQRWQAVMLNNYGTPPIALASGDGAMVTDVDGKTYVDLLGGIAVNVLGHRHPAVIGAVTHQLSTLGHTSNLYATEPGVALAEELVALLGAENPARVFFCNSGTEANELAFKLSRLTGRTKLVAAQESFHGRTMGSLALTGQPAKQAPFQPLPGYVTHVRYGDVDALAAAVDDGTAAVFLEPIMGESGVVVPPEGYLAAARDITSRHGALLVLDEVQTGMGRTGAFYAHQHDGITPDVVTLAKGLGGGLPIGACLAVGPAADLMTPGLHGSTFGGNPVCTAAALAVLRTLATEDLVRCADVLGKGLRQGIESLGHPLIDHVRGRGLLQGIVLAGEYAKAVEAAGREAGYLVNAAAPDVIRLAPPLIITEAQLDGFVHALPGILETAGAQT
- the argF gene encoding ornithine carbamoyltransferase; translation: MTRHFLRDDDLSPAEQAEVLELAAELKKDPFSRRPLQGPRGVAVIFDKNSTRTRFSFEMGIAQLGGHAVVVDAKSTQLGRDETLQDTARVLSRFVDAIVWRTFGQDRLDAMAGVATVPVINGLSDEFHPCQVLADLQTIAERKGSLRGLRLSYFGDGANNMAHSLLLGGVTAGIHVTVATPGGFLPDRSVLAAAEKRAQSTGASVTVTADAGAAAAGADVLVTDTWTSMGQENDGVDRVKPFRPFQVNEQLLGLADSEAVVLHCLPAHRGDEITDEVMDGPASAVWDEAENRLHAQKALLVWLLERSQ
- a CDS encoding arginine repressor — its product is MTASGSKATPEVTRAGRQARIVAILSTQPVSSQSELAGLLAAEGIEVTQATLSRDLEELGAVKLRGADGGVGVYVVPEDGSPVRGVTGGTGRLSRLLGELLVSTDASANLAVLRTPPGGAHYLASAIDRAALPYVVGTIAGDDTVFVAAREPMTGAELASALENLK
- a CDS encoding argininosuccinate synthase, with translation MSERVILAYSGGLDTSVAISWIGKETGREVVAVAIDLGQGGEDMEVVRQRALDCGAVEAVVVDARDEFAEGYCLPTILNNALYMDRYPLVSAISRPLIVKHLVAAAREHGGGIVAHGCTGKGNDQVRFEVGFASLAPDLEVLAPVRDYAWTREKAIAFAEENAIPINVTKRSPFSIDQNVWGRAVETGFLEHLWNAPTKDIYAYTEDPTVNWSTPDEVIVGFERGVPVSIDGRSVSLLQAIEELNHRAGAQGVGRLDVVEDRLVGIKSREIYEAPGAMVLITAHTELEHVTLERELGRFKRQTDQRWAELVYDGLWYSPLKIALESFVAKTQEHVSGEIRMVLHGGHIAVNGRRSAESLYDFNLATYDEGDTFDQSAAKGFVYVHGLSSKLSARRDLR